Proteins from one Peromyscus eremicus chromosome 8a, PerEre_H2_v1, whole genome shotgun sequence genomic window:
- the LOC131915972 gene encoding hepatitis A virus cellular receptor 1 homolog, with translation MMHPQALISGLILLLPAAVDSFPQVHGVVGHPVTLPCTYPVSNGLSSMCWGRGACASDTCGQTLIRTDGHRIYYQTNNRYQLKGQLLQGDVSLTIENVTESDSGLYCCRVEMKGWNGVQRLTTSLQVQPVYTDTVTSSHRPWNNHTEVVPTPNPLKIHTKGLYIGISVSVVLLLLTSILMIIKCRHMRKKRKPEVSSRCGSIVFHDYKKKAFESTVQPQAEDIDCVIEDNLHPRTDSQMPSKMTSFQDCR, from the exons ATGATGCATCCTCAAGCCCTCATTTCAGGCCTCATACTCCTTCTTCCAG CTGCTGTGGATTCTTTCCCACAAGTGCATGGAGTGGTGGGTCACCCTGTGACACTGCCTTGTACTTATCCAGTGTCTAATGGACTCTCATCCATGTGTTGGGGCCGAGGGGCATGTGCTTCTGACACGTGTGGGCAAACACTTATCCGGACTGACGGCCACAGAATCTACTATCAGACAAACAATCGCTACCAGCTGAAGGGGCAGCTTCTTCAAGGAGATGTGTCCTTGACCATAGAGAATGTCACTGAGAGTGACAGTGGTCTCTACTGCTGTCGGGTGGAAATGAAGGGGTGGAATGGTGTACAGAGACTGACCACCTCACTGCAAGTTCAACCAG TTTATACCGACACTGTGACATCTTCACACCGCCCTTGGAATAATCACACC GAAGTGGTCCCCACACCAAACCCCCTGAAGATCCACACCAAGGGCCTCTATATCGGCATCTCCGTGTCTGTTGTGCTGCTGCTTCTCACGAGCATCCTGATGATCATAA AGTGCAGACacatgagaaagaagaggaagccagAAGT CAGCTCTCGCTGTGGTTCAATTGTCTTCCATGATTATAAGAAGAAAGCTTTTGAAAGCACAGTGCAACCCCAAGCTGAAGATATAGACTGTGTTATTGAAGACAATCTTCATCCCAGGACTGACTCCCAGATGCCCTCTAAGATGACATCATTCCAAGACTGTAGATGA